One segment of Vagococcus martis DNA contains the following:
- the uvrB gene encoding excinuclease ABC subunit UvrB, translating into MIDRQTNHTFDLVSRYEPAGDQPEAIKQLVKNIEDNEKSQILMGVTGSGKTFTMSNVIKEVNKPTLIIAHNKTLAGQLYSEFKEFFPNNAVEYFVSYYDYYQPEAYVPSSDTYIEKDSSVNDEIDKLRHSATSSLLERNDVIVVASVSCIYGLGDPREYQNQVLSLREGMEMERDQLLRNLVDIQFERNDIDFQRGRFRVRGDVVEIFLASKDDFALRIEFFGDEIDRIREFNALTGEIIGDREHIAIFPATHFVTNEEHLEEAIAKIQKELDDRLKELRSEEKLLEAQRLEQRTNYDIEMMREMGYCSGIENYSRHMDGRSEGEAPFTLIDFFPDDFLIMVDESHVTMPQIRGMYNGDRARKQMLVDYGFRLPSALDNRPLRLEEFEEKVDQIMYVSATPGPYEMEQTDDIVEQIIRPTGLLDPVIEVRPIMGQIDDLVGEIYERVERNERVFITTLTKKMSEDLTDYFKELGIKVKYLHSDIKTLERTEIIRDLRLGEFDVLIGINLLREGLDVPEVSLVAILDADKEGFLRSERSLIQTIGRAARNADGKVIMYADKITDSMERAMSETSRRRTIQEEYNAEHGIVPKTIKKDIRDLIRITKESEDESVETVSIKDQYNAMDREGKEAVLLDIELQMKDAAKALDFEKAATLRDTLLELKAGK; encoded by the coding sequence ATGATTGATAGACAAACAAACCATACCTTTGATTTAGTGTCAAGATACGAACCAGCTGGGGATCAGCCGGAAGCGATTAAGCAATTAGTAAAGAATATAGAAGATAATGAAAAATCCCAAATATTAATGGGAGTAACAGGTTCTGGCAAAACATTTACCATGTCTAATGTAATTAAAGAAGTTAACAAACCAACTCTGATTATTGCGCATAACAAAACACTTGCCGGACAACTATATAGTGAGTTTAAAGAATTTTTTCCAAATAACGCAGTAGAGTATTTCGTGAGCTATTATGATTACTACCAACCGGAAGCCTATGTTCCTTCAAGTGATACGTATATTGAAAAAGACTCGAGTGTCAATGATGAGATTGATAAATTACGCCATTCAGCGACCAGTTCCCTATTAGAGAGAAATGATGTGATTGTCGTGGCATCTGTGTCTTGTATTTATGGATTGGGAGATCCTAGAGAGTATCAAAATCAGGTTCTTTCTTTACGTGAAGGAATGGAAATGGAACGCGATCAACTACTTAGAAATTTAGTTGATATTCAATTTGAGCGCAATGACATAGATTTTCAGCGTGGGCGTTTCCGTGTACGTGGTGATGTGGTTGAGATATTTTTAGCGTCAAAAGATGACTTTGCTTTAAGAATTGAATTTTTTGGTGATGAAATTGACCGCATTAGAGAGTTTAATGCCTTAACAGGTGAAATTATTGGTGATAGAGAGCACATAGCAATTTTCCCTGCGACACACTTTGTGACAAACGAAGAGCATTTAGAAGAAGCCATCGCTAAAATCCAAAAAGAATTAGATGACAGACTTAAAGAATTAAGAAGTGAAGAAAAATTATTAGAAGCTCAACGATTAGAACAAAGGACGAACTATGATATCGAAATGATGCGTGAGATGGGCTATTGTTCTGGTATTGAAAACTATTCACGACATATGGATGGTCGAAGCGAAGGAGAAGCACCATTTACATTGATTGACTTCTTTCCTGATGATTTTTTGATTATGGTTGATGAATCCCACGTGACGATGCCACAAATTAGGGGCATGTATAACGGGGATAGAGCGAGAAAACAAATGTTAGTGGACTATGGGTTTAGATTACCTAGTGCGTTGGATAACCGACCACTTAGATTAGAAGAATTTGAAGAAAAAGTGGACCAAATTATGTATGTGTCTGCTACTCCTGGGCCATATGAAATGGAACAAACAGATGATATTGTAGAACAAATTATTAGGCCAACTGGATTACTTGATCCAGTGATTGAAGTAAGGCCAATCATGGGGCAAATTGATGATTTAGTCGGTGAAATATATGAACGTGTAGAAAGAAATGAACGCGTGTTTATTACAACATTGACTAAAAAAATGTCAGAGGACTTAACGGATTACTTTAAAGAATTAGGAATTAAAGTAAAATATTTACATAGTGACATAAAAACACTAGAAAGAACAGAAATTATTCGTGATTTAAGATTAGGTGAATTTGACGTTTTAATTGGGATTAACTTATTGCGTGAAGGATTAGACGTCCCAGAAGTCTCACTTGTTGCGATACTTGATGCTGATAAAGAAGGGTTCCTACGTAGTGAACGCTCACTTATTCAAACGATTGGACGTGCGGCAAGAAACGCCGATGGTAAAGTTATTATGTATGCAGACAAGATTACAGACTCAATGGAGCGAGCGATGTCTGAAACAAGTCGTCGTCGTACCATTCAGGAAGAATATAATGCCGAACATGGTATTGTACCAAAAACGATTAAGAAAGATATTCGTGATTTGATTCGCATTACAAAAGAGAGTGAAGATGAGTCAGTCGAAACAGTATCTATCAAAGATCAATATAATGCAATGGATAGAGAAGGTAAAGAAGCTGTTTTATTAGATATCGAACTACAAATGAAGGATGCGGCTAAAGCGTTAGACTTTGAAAAAGCGGCAACACTTAGAGACACATTACTCGAATTAAAAGCAGGTAAATAG
- the pstB gene encoding phosphate ABC transporter ATP-binding protein PstB, translated as MKTYNTDDTHIIKLNENEQDIALETKDIHVWYGTNEAIKGVSLQFEKNKITSLIGPSGCGKSTYLRSLNRMNDQIDGTKVTGDIIYKNTDINSSRVDVYEMRKHIGMVFQRPNPFSKSIYENITFALKRHGQKDKKILDEVVETSLKQAALWDQVKDNLHKSALALSGGQQQRLCIARAIAMKPDILLLDEPASALDPISTSKVEETLINLKEDYTIVIVTHNMQQASRISDYTAFFYMGKVLEYDQTKKIFTRPKIQATEDYVSGHFG; from the coding sequence ATGAAAACTTATAACACTGATGATACGCATATTATAAAACTGAATGAGAATGAGCAAGATATTGCATTAGAAACAAAAGATATACATGTTTGGTATGGTACAAATGAAGCTATAAAAGGAGTATCATTACAATTCGAAAAAAATAAAATCACCTCACTTATTGGTCCTTCAGGTTGTGGTAAATCAACATATTTGCGTTCTTTAAATCGTATGAATGATCAAATTGATGGCACGAAAGTAACAGGTGATATTATTTATAAAAATACCGATATCAATTCATCGAGAGTAGATGTTTATGAGATGAGAAAACATATCGGGATGGTTTTTCAAAGACCTAATCCTTTCAGTAAGTCCATTTATGAAAATATTACCTTTGCTTTAAAACGTCACGGACAAAAAGATAAAAAAATATTGGATGAAGTCGTAGAGACAAGTTTGAAACAGGCAGCATTATGGGATCAAGTAAAAGATAATCTGCATAAAAGTGCGTTAGCTTTATCAGGAGGACAACAGCAGAGATTGTGTATTGCACGTGCGATTGCCATGAAACCAGATATTTTGCTATTAGATGAGCCTGCTAGTGCACTAGATCCTATTTCTACTAGTAAAGTAGAAGAGACATTGATTAACTTAAAAGAAGACTATACGATTGTCATTGTTACGCATAATATGCAACAAGCATCTCGTATTAGTGACTATACTGCGTTCTTTTATATGGGAAAAGTATTAGAATA
- the uvrA gene encoding excinuclease ABC subunit UvrA, which yields MANDKIVIHGARAHNLKNIDVTIPRDKLVVITGLSGSGKSSLAFDTLYAEGQRRYVESLSSYARQFLGQMDKPDVDSIDGLSPAISIDQKTTSKNPRSTVGTVTEINDYLRLLFARVGEPICPNDGTKISSQSPEQMTDKLLELEERTRIQILAPLIRGKKGQHKKVFEKIKKDGFVRVRVDGETFDISEVPELEKNKKHDVEIIVDRIVIKDGVRSRLFDSLELALRLADGYVLVDVMDQEEMLFSEHYACPYCGFTVGDIEPRLFSFNTPFGACPECDGLSVKLEVDADLVVPDDTKTLREGAITPWNPISSNYYPNMLEQACEQFGIDFDTPFKDLTKEQKELLFRGSGEKTFHFHYKNEFGGVRDVDIPFEGILTNINRRYHETNSDYTREQMKLYMTELTCETCQGYRLNKEALSVKIDGKHIGEISELSVNHSLNYMSELNFGEQDTMISQPILKEIRDRLSFLENVGLGYLTLSRSAGTLSGGEAQRIRLATQIGSNLSGVLYILDEPSIGLHQRDNNRLIDSLKKMRDLGNTLVVVEHDEDTMRAADYLIDIGPGAGEQGGQIISAGTPEEVEKDKNSLTGQYLSGKRKINVPKERRKGNGESVKITGAKENNLKNLSVEFPMGKFVAVTGVSGSGKSTLVNTILKKALAQKINHNSAKPGKFDKITGYESIEKIIDIDQSPIGRTPRSNPATYTSVFDDIRDLFAKTNEAKTRGYKKGRFSFNVKGGRCEACRGDGIIKIEMHFLPDVYVPCEVCHGQRYNSETLEVRYKGKNIAEILEMTVEDAVEFFQAIPKIHRKLQTIVDVGLGYVKLGQSATTLSGGEAQRMKLASELHKRSSGKNFYILDEPTTGLHTEDISRLLEVLNRLVDSGNTVLVIEHNLDVIKTADYVIDLGPEGGDGGGTIVATGTPEEIIKVEESYTGYYLKEVMER from the coding sequence ATGGCAAATGACAAAATAGTGATACATGGTGCAAGAGCACATAATTTAAAAAATATAGATGTAACAATTCCAAGAGATAAACTAGTCGTGATTACTGGACTTTCTGGATCAGGAAAAAGTTCCTTAGCATTTGACACGTTATACGCTGAAGGTCAGCGTCGTTATGTCGAAAGTTTGTCGTCATACGCACGACAATTTTTAGGGCAAATGGACAAGCCAGATGTTGATAGTATTGATGGGTTGAGCCCAGCCATTTCAATCGACCAAAAAACAACGAGTAAAAATCCACGTTCAACGGTTGGGACCGTCACAGAGATAAATGATTATTTAAGACTATTATTTGCTCGAGTAGGTGAGCCTATTTGTCCAAATGATGGCACGAAAATTAGTAGTCAATCTCCGGAACAAATGACAGATAAGTTGTTAGAGTTAGAAGAAAGAACGAGAATTCAAATTCTAGCACCACTCATTCGTGGAAAAAAAGGACAACACAAAAAAGTATTTGAAAAAATCAAAAAAGATGGGTTTGTCCGAGTGAGAGTTGATGGGGAAACCTTTGACATTTCTGAAGTACCAGAGTTAGAAAAAAATAAAAAGCATGATGTCGAAATCATTGTTGACCGTATTGTGATAAAAGATGGGGTTCGCTCAAGACTATTTGACTCACTTGAACTTGCCTTACGATTAGCAGACGGTTATGTATTGGTTGATGTCATGGATCAAGAAGAGATGCTATTTAGCGAACATTATGCTTGTCCTTATTGTGGCTTTACAGTTGGAGATATTGAGCCTCGATTGTTCTCGTTTAACACACCGTTTGGAGCGTGTCCAGAGTGTGATGGATTGAGTGTTAAATTAGAGGTTGATGCTGATTTAGTTGTGCCTGATGATACTAAAACATTACGTGAAGGGGCAATTACACCGTGGAATCCAATCAGCTCAAATTATTACCCCAATATGTTAGAGCAAGCTTGCGAGCAATTTGGCATTGATTTTGATACACCATTTAAAGATCTAACTAAAGAGCAAAAGGAATTATTATTTAGAGGATCAGGAGAAAAGACTTTCCATTTTCATTATAAAAACGAATTTGGTGGCGTGCGTGATGTTGATATTCCATTTGAAGGGATTTTGACTAATATAAATCGCCGTTATCACGAAACAAATAGTGATTACACGAGAGAACAAATGAAGCTATACATGACGGAATTAACATGTGAAACGTGTCAGGGCTATCGTTTAAATAAAGAAGCTTTATCAGTGAAAATAGATGGAAAACATATTGGAGAAATTAGTGAATTATCGGTGAATCATTCGTTAAACTATATGTCTGAGCTAAATTTTGGCGAACAAGATACCATGATTTCACAACCAATTTTAAAGGAAATTAGAGATAGATTGAGTTTCTTAGAAAACGTTGGATTAGGCTATTTGACTCTTAGCCGTTCAGCCGGAACACTGTCTGGTGGAGAAGCACAACGTATTCGTTTAGCAACCCAAATTGGTTCAAATCTTTCAGGGGTTTTATACATTTTAGATGAGCCATCTATTGGGTTGCATCAACGAGACAATAATCGTTTGATTGATTCATTGAAAAAGATGCGTGATTTAGGTAATACATTAGTTGTGGTAGAACATGATGAAGATACAATGAGGGCAGCTGATTATTTAATTGACATCGGACCTGGAGCAGGAGAACAGGGTGGACAAATTATTTCAGCAGGTACGCCTGAAGAAGTTGAAAAAGATAAAAACTCACTGACAGGTCAATATTTATCCGGTAAGAGAAAAATTAACGTGCCGAAAGAACGACGTAAAGGTAATGGAGAAAGTGTGAAAATCACTGGTGCAAAAGAAAACAACTTGAAAAATCTATCTGTTGAGTTTCCAATGGGTAAATTTGTCGCAGTTACTGGTGTGTCTGGTTCTGGTAAGAGTACACTAGTTAACACAATTTTAAAGAAAGCTCTGGCTCAAAAAATTAATCATAATTCGGCTAAACCTGGTAAGTTTGATAAGATTACAGGCTATGAATCGATTGAAAAAATCATTGATATTGACCAAAGCCCGATTGGACGAACACCACGAAGTAATCCAGCAACTTATACGAGTGTGTTTGATGACATACGTGATTTATTTGCTAAAACAAATGAAGCTAAAACACGTGGTTATAAAAAGGGTCGCTTCAGTTTTAATGTGAAAGGCGGAAGATGTGAAGCATGTCGAGGTGATGGAATCATCAAAATCGAAATGCATTTCTTACCAGATGTTTATGTACCATGTGAAGTGTGTCATGGACAACGCTATAATTCTGAAACGTTAGAAGTTCGATATAAAGGAAAAAACATTGCTGAGATTTTAGAAATGACAGTGGAAGATGCCGTGGAATTTTTCCAAGCAATTCCTAAAATTCATCGAAAACTTCAAACGATTGTTGATGTCGGACTTGGTTATGTCAAACTAGGTCAATCAGCAACTACCCTATCTGGTGGAGAAGCGCAACGTATGAAACTAGCAAGTGAGTTACATAAACGCTCGTCAGGTAAAAATTTCTATATTTTAGATGAACCAACAACAGGACTTCACACTGAAGATATCAGTCGCTTACTTGAAGTGCTAAATCGTTTGGTAGATAGTGGAAATACTGTCCTAGTTATTGAACATAATCTAGACGTCATAAAAACAGCAGACTACGTCATTGATTTAGGTCCAGAAGGCGGAGATGGTGGTGGAACAATCGTAGCTACTGGAACACCTGAGGAAATCATTAAAGTAGAAGAAAGTTACACAGGGTATTATTTAAAAGAAGTGATGGAACGTTAA
- a CDS encoding transposase, which translates to MGQPHRRIKKYWKLLQKSYDKLDYIQQHWRPSFKAYLSEKELLERLLTYDSKLTEAYSTYQQILRAIQTKDYSLFLELINQPTGFKEFISVFKTFKKYREEIKNTFETSYSNGPLECMNNHIKVIKRNAYGMRSFYNFKLRLSICLKESAFTSPKKI; encoded by the coding sequence ATGGGTCAGCCTCATAGACGAATTAAAAAGTATTGGAAATTACTTCAAAAAAGCTATGACAAATTAGATTATATCCAACAGCATTGGCGTCCATCCTTTAAAGCGTATCTTTCTGAAAAAGAATTACTTGAACGCTTACTTACCTATGATTCTAAATTGACAGAGGCTTACAGCACCTATCAACAAATTTTAAGAGCGATTCAAACAAAAGATTATTCTTTATTTTTGGAATTAATTAATCAACCAACAGGATTTAAAGAGTTTATTTCTGTTTTCAAAACATTTAAAAAATATCGAGAAGAAATAAAAAACACCTTTGAAACATCTTATTCAAACGGTCCGTTAGAATGTATGAATAACCACATTAAAGTCATTAAGCGTAATGCCTATGGCATGAGAAGTTTTTATAATTTTAAGCTACGACTATCAATTTGTTTAAAAGAATCTGCCTTTACATCACCAAAAAAGATCTAG
- the pstA gene encoding phosphate ABC transporter permease PstA, whose product MNAKKADKIATGVLYAIAGVITLILASLILYILGRGLPHISWSFLTTPSKSFQAGGGIGIQLFNSFYLLIITMLISIPISLGAGIYLSEYAKKNFFTNAIRTAIEVLSSLPSVVVGLFGFLIFVIQAGLGFSIISGALALTFFNLPLLTRNVEESLKAVHYTQREAGLALGLSRWETVTRVVIPEALPGILTGVILGAGRIFGEAAALIYTAGQSAPALDFTNWNPLSISSPLNIFRQAETLAVHIWKINSEGNMPDGPQVSAGASAVLIIAVLLFNFLARFLGKKLHKKITSA is encoded by the coding sequence ATGAATGCTAAAAAAGCAGATAAAATCGCAACAGGTGTGTTATACGCTATTGCCGGTGTTATTACATTAATCTTAGCTAGCTTAATTTTGTATATTTTAGGTCGTGGTTTACCCCATATCAGCTGGAGTTTTTTAACAACACCTTCTAAAAGCTTTCAAGCAGGTGGTGGAATAGGTATTCAGTTGTTTAACTCGTTCTATTTATTAATCATTACAATGTTAATTAGTATTCCTATCTCATTAGGAGCTGGTATTTATTTATCAGAGTATGCCAAGAAAAACTTTTTTACCAACGCCATCCGTACAGCCATTGAGGTACTAAGTTCGCTTCCTTCAGTTGTTGTTGGTTTGTTTGGTTTCTTGATTTTTGTTATTCAAGCTGGCTTAGGTTTTTCAATTATTTCAGGAGCGTTAGCATTAACATTTTTCAATTTACCACTTTTAACAAGAAACGTAGAAGAATCTTTAAAAGCTGTTCACTATACACAACGAGAAGCTGGATTAGCTCTTGGTTTATCAAGATGGGAAACTGTGACACGTGTCGTGATTCCTGAAGCACTACCAGGTATTTTAACAGGCGTTATTTTAGGAGCAGGTCGTATCTTTGGTGAAGCCGCTGCATTAATTTACACAGCTGGACAAAGTGCTCCGGCATTAGACTTTACAAATTGGAATCCATTAAGTATTTCTAGTCCATTAAATATCTTTAGACAAGCAGAAACATTAGCGGTCCATATTTGGAAGATTAATAGTGAGGGAAATATGCCAGATGGGCCTCAAGTATCAGCAGGGGCTTCAGCTGTTTTAATTATCGCTGTTTTATTATTTAACTTTCTAGCACGCTTCTTAGGTAAAAAATTGCACAAAAAAATTACATCAGCTTAG
- the pstC gene encoding phosphate ABC transporter permease subunit PstC yields the protein MEDIQSKLLKKSKKAKLEQFGKTISFIAILFIVVVVVAIFYFVASKGLATFFKDKVNVFDFLFGKEWNPGSVSESGKPLVGALPMIAGSFIVTLLSAIIATPFAIGAAVFMTEISPKLGTKVLQPVIELLVGIPSVVYGFIGLSVVVPAVRSVFGGSGFGILAGTFVLFVMILPTVTSMTVDALRAVPRHYREASLALGATRWQTIYKVVLRAAVPGILTAVVFGMARAFGEALAIQMVIGNASLMPHNLITPASTLTSVLTMGIGNTVMGTLENNALWSLALLLLLMSLFFNIVTRLIGKKGEMK from the coding sequence TTGGAAGATATTCAAAGCAAGTTGCTAAAAAAATCGAAAAAAGCAAAGTTGGAACAATTTGGTAAGACGATTAGTTTTATCGCCATTTTATTTATTGTTGTTGTTGTTGTCGCAATATTTTATTTTGTCGCAAGTAAGGGATTGGCAACGTTCTTTAAAGACAAAGTAAATGTCTTTGATTTCCTTTTTGGAAAGGAATGGAATCCAGGATCAGTGAGTGAATCTGGTAAGCCATTGGTAGGAGCATTACCAATGATTGCAGGATCGTTTATCGTCACTCTTTTATCAGCGATTATCGCAACGCCTTTTGCCATAGGAGCAGCAGTTTTTATGACGGAGATATCGCCTAAACTTGGAACAAAAGTATTGCAACCAGTTATTGAGTTATTAGTTGGTATTCCATCAGTTGTTTATGGCTTTATCGGCTTATCAGTTGTAGTACCAGCTGTTCGTAGTGTGTTTGGTGGATCTGGTTTTGGTATTTTAGCTGGTACGTTTGTTTTATTTGTTATGATTTTACCAACTGTAACCTCTATGACAGTAGATGCCCTAAGAGCAGTCCCTCGACATTATCGAGAAGCGTCATTAGCCTTAGGAGCAACGCGTTGGCAAACAATTTATAAAGTTGTATTAAGAGCAGCGGTACCGGGGATTTTAACAGCAGTTGTATTTGGTATGGCACGAGCATTTGGTGAAGCATTAGCGATTCAAATGGTTATTGGTAATGCGTCACTTATGCCACATAATTTAATCACACCAGCATCAACTCTTACAAGTGTATTAACTATGGGAATTGGTAATACTGTTATGGGAACACTGGAAAATAATGCACTTTGGTCATTAGCTTTACTATTGTTATTAATGTCTCTATTTTTTAATATTGTAACGCGACTAATTGGTAAAAAAGGAGAAATGAAATAA
- a CDS encoding phosphate ABC transporter substrate-binding protein PstS family protein → MIASVGFILTVTGCGAVDNGESINAVGSSAMQPLVEAAGEQYSSNHLGKFINVQGGGSGTVLSQVQAGAVQIGDSDLFAEEKEGIDSKLLVDHKVAIVGLTPIVNKEVGVSDITMENLRKIFTGEITNWREVGGKDQDVVLINRAAGSGSRHTFEQWVLDGKQPKGSQEQDSTGMVRQIVSTTPGAISYVAFSYVTKDVATLNIDGVKPTEDNVKDNKWTIWSYEHMYTKGKPEGLTKDFLEYMLSDEVQEDIVPQLGYIPVSQMQVERDVEGNIQKISK, encoded by the coding sequence ATGATCGCATCAGTTGGATTCATACTGACTGTTACTGGATGTGGAGCAGTTGATAATGGAGAATCGATAAATGCTGTTGGATCGTCTGCCATGCAACCACTTGTTGAGGCTGCTGGTGAACAATATAGTAGTAATCATTTAGGTAAATTTATTAATGTACAAGGTGGTGGTAGTGGAACTGTACTAAGTCAAGTTCAAGCCGGAGCCGTACAAATAGGTGATTCAGATTTATTTGCAGAAGAAAAAGAAGGTATTGACAGTAAACTATTAGTTGACCATAAAGTTGCTATTGTTGGCTTGACACCAATTGTCAATAAAGAAGTTGGCGTTTCAGACATTACAATGGAAAATTTAAGAAAAATATTTACAGGTGAAATTACAAATTGGAGGGAAGTTGGCGGAAAAGATCAAGATGTCGTTTTGATTAATCGTGCTGCAGGAAGTGGTAGTCGTCACACATTTGAACAATGGGTATTAGACGGAAAACAGCCAAAAGGATCTCAAGAACAAGATTCAACTGGAATGGTTCGTCAAATCGTCAGCACAACACCAGGTGCAATTAGTTATGTTGCGTTTTCTTATGTAACAAAAGATGTTGCGACATTAAATATTGATGGGGTTAAACCAACTGAAGACAATGTTAAAGACAATAAATGGACTATCTGGTCTTATGAACATATGTATACAAAAGGAAAACCTGAAGGCTTAACAAAAGATTTTCTAGAGTATATGTTGTCAGATGAAGTACAAGAGGATATTGTCCCTCAACTAGGTTATATACCCGTTTCACAGATGCAAGTGGAACGCGATGTTGAAGGTAATATTCAAAAAATTTCCAAATAA
- a CDS encoding C1 family peptidase produces MVKSISNEQVKHMEQKYLANREHLLSQRAVMKNGILASSENQKAVIENNPVFSIDLDTGNVTNQKQSGRCWMFAALNTFRHDVLNNHHIKDFELSQNYTFFWDKFEKANYFYENIIKTSNQELTSREVAFLLATPQQDGGQWDMLVAIIQKYGIVPKTIMPETKSSSSSRELNTYLNKKLRKDALTLRTLIANGASESEIETRKVELLQEIYNLLSTSLGTPPTEFDYSYYDTDGNYHLEQGLTPTSFYDKYIGTDLNDYVSIINAPTKDKPYNQVYTVDMLGNVVGGKEVRHLNVDIETFKNLAIAQLKDGESVWFGCDVGQSSTRDTGIMATDIYSVQDTLDINYDMSKAERLDYGESLMTHAMVLTGVNLINDKPTKWKVENSWGDKVGTKGYFVMSDDWMSEYTYQVVVNKKYLSDDLKKVLKKDDVTVLAPWDPMGALA; encoded by the coding sequence ATGGTTAAATCTATTTCAAATGAACAAGTCAAACATATGGAGCAAAAATATCTTGCTAATCGTGAGCATTTATTAAGCCAACGTGCAGTGATGAAAAATGGTATTTTAGCCTCATCAGAAAATCAAAAAGCAGTTATTGAAAACAATCCCGTTTTCTCTATCGACTTAGATACAGGAAACGTGACAAATCAAAAACAAAGTGGTCGTTGTTGGATGTTTGCAGCCCTTAATACATTCAGACATGATGTCTTAAACAATCATCACATCAAAGACTTCGAATTATCTCAAAACTATACGTTTTTCTGGGATAAATTTGAAAAAGCAAATTATTTCTATGAAAATATTATCAAAACAAGCAACCAAGAATTAACAAGTCGTGAAGTGGCATTTTTACTAGCAACACCTCAACAAGATGGTGGCCAATGGGATATGTTAGTAGCGATTATCCAAAAATATGGGATTGTGCCAAAAACAATCATGCCTGAAACAAAAAGTAGTTCAAGCAGCCGTGAGTTAAATACTTACTTAAATAAAAAATTAAGAAAAGATGCCTTAACATTAAGAACATTAATTGCTAATGGCGCCTCTGAATCAGAGATTGAAACTCGTAAAGTTGAATTGCTACAAGAAATCTATAACTTATTAAGTACCTCTCTAGGTACACCACCAACAGAATTTGATTATTCATATTATGATACAGATGGAAATTATCATTTAGAACAAGGGCTAACTCCTACTTCTTTCTATGATAAATACATCGGCACTGACTTAAATGATTACGTCAGCATCATCAATGCCCCAACAAAAGACAAACCTTACAATCAAGTCTATACAGTTGATATGTTAGGAAACGTCGTTGGCGGAAAAGAAGTTCGTCACTTGAATGTTGATATTGAAACATTCAAAAACTTAGCTATCGCGCAATTAAAAGATGGTGAAAGTGTTTGGTTTGGGTGTGATGTTGGCCAATCTTCTACAAGAGACACTGGTATCATGGCAACAGATATATATAGCGTGCAAGATACATTAGATATTAATTATGATATGAGTAAAGCAGAACGTTTAGATTATGGTGAAAGTTTAATGACTCACGCAATGGTCTTAACAGGTGTGAATTTAATCAATGACAAACCAACTAAATGGAAAGTTGAAAACAGTTGGGGAGATAAAGTTGGAACAAAAGGATATTTTGTTATGAGTGATGATTGGATGAGTGAATATACTTATCAAGTCGTTGTGAATAAAAAATATCTTTCAGATGACTTAAAAAAAGTACTTAAAAAAGATGATGTGACAGTTTTAGCCCCATGGGATCCAATGGGTGCTTTAGCATAA